TGGAAGCCGCCGTGCGAGGGCTCGGCGGTGTCCGCCAGGTCGACCTCGACCTGCGTGCCATGGCCGGCGAGAAGCGCGAGGCGCTCGGACGGCGTCTGCGGGCCGAACGCGGCCAGACCAGCGGCGACGAGATCCCGTTCGCGACGTCGAGCGCCCGGACGCACGTGTTCACCGTCGCGTCCGGCAAGGGCGGTGTCGGCAAGTCGTCGGTGACCGCGAACCTGGCGGTGGCGCTGGCAGCTGACGGACACCGCGTCGGCGTGGTCGATGCCGACATCTACGGGTACTCGATCCCCCGCATGCTCGGCGTGTCCGGCCGACCGTTCGGCTTCGAGGGCATGGTGATGCCGCTGCGGGCCTACGGCTGCAAGGTCATATCGATCGGTTTCTTCCTCCCCGACCCGGACCGGCCGGTGATGTGGCGCGGGCCGATGCTGCACCGCGCCTTGCAGCAGTTCCTCGCCGACGTCTACTGGGGGGAGCTGGATTTCCTCCTCCTCGACCTGCCCCCGGGCACGGGCGACATCGCGATCTCGCTCGGCCAGATGCTGCCCAACGCGGGCATGCTGGTGGTGACCACACCGCAGGAGGCCGCCGGGAAGGTCGCCGTCCGCGCCGGTCAGATGGCGGAGGAGACCGGCATGCACGTCGCCGGGGTGATCGAGAACATGGCCAGCTTCACCTGCCACGCGTGTGGCACGACCCACGACATCTTCGGGTC
Above is a genomic segment from Actinomycetota bacterium containing:
- a CDS encoding Mrp/NBP35 family ATP-binding protein, producing MATPEQVLDALGEVSEPHLERPVTDLQMISDVAVDGGRVRVVVDVPIPGSPESDRLASDLEAAVRGLGGVRQVDLDLRAMAGEKREALGRRLRAERGQTSGDEIPFATSSARTHVFTVASGKGGVGKSSVTANLAVALAADGHRVGVVDADIYGYSIPRMLGVSGRPFGFEGMVMPLRAYGCKVISIGFFLPDPDRPVMWRGPMLHRALQQFLADVYWGELDFLLLDLPPGTGDIAISLGQMLPNAGMLVVTTPQEAAGKVAVRAGQMAEETGMHVAGVIENMASFTCHACGTTHDIFGSGAGGQVAEELDTDLLGRIPIDPTLREGGDRGVPIVDAHPDVPAAQALRSIARTVAKRSRSVVGRTLPLLGG